gtgataacccgtgtctctacatttgcatactgagtaaattacacacagtgataacccgtgtctctacatttgcatactgagtaaattacacacagtgataacccgtgtctctacgtttgcatactgagtaaattacacacagtgataacccgtgtctctacgtttgcatactgagtaaattacacacagtgataacccgtgtctctacatttgcatactgagtaaattacacacagtgataacccgtgtctctacatttgcatactgagtaaattacacaTGGTGATAACCTGTGTCTCTacgtttgcatactgagtaaattacacatggtgataacccgtgtctctacgtttgcatactgagtaaattacacacagtgataacccgtgtctctacatttgcatactgagtaaattacacacagtgataacccgtgtctctacatttgcatactgagtaaattacacacagtgataacccgtgtctctacatttgcatactgagtaaattacacacagtgataacccgtgtctctacatttgcatactgagtaaattacacacagtgataacccgtgtctctacatttgcatactgagtaaattacacacagtgataacccgtgtctctacatttgcatactgagtaaattacacacagtgataacccgtgtctctacatttgcatactgagtaaattacacacagtgataacccgtgtctctacatttgcatactgagtaaattacacacagtgataacccgtgtctctacatttgcatactgagtaaattacacaTGGTGATAACCTGTGTCTCTacgtttgcatactgagtaaattacacatggtgataacccgtgtctctacgtttgcatactgagtaaattacacacagtgataacccgtgtctctacatttgcatactgagtaaattacacacagtgataacccgtgtctctacatttgcatactgagtaaattacacacagtgataacccgtgtctctacatttgcatactgagtaaattacacacagtgataacccgtgtctctacatttgcatactgagtaaattacacacagtgataacccgtgtctctacatttgcatactgagtaaattacacatggtgataacccgtgtctctacatttgcatactgagtaaattacacacagtgataacccgtgtctctacgtttgcatactgagtaaattatttattattatttatttcttagcagatgcccttatccagggcgacttacaatcgtaagcaaatacatttcaagtgttacagtacaagtaatacaataagagcaagataaatacaatgactttacaTTGTACATTGATTAATTAGTGATAGCTAGTGTCTACACATTCACAGACTTCAACTCATTACTGAGAATACCAATCTGTCTGCAATGTGATCTACAATACCCAACTGACAACACCGAAGCAGGAGTAAATTAACCAACtggcaggagtgtggagtagtggttaaggctctggactcttgaccggagtgttgtgggttcaatcccaagtgggggacactgctgctgtacccttgagcaaggtactttacttagattgctccagtaaaaacccaactgtataaatggggaattgtatgtaaaaataatgtgatgtcttgtaacaattgtaagtcgccctggataagggcgtctgctaagaaataaataaaaataataactaaaaaataTACGTCTGGTCTGAATTTTGccccttatttttaaataacacagatGTAATTGACTGTAGACAGGATGCTGTTTGTGATAAGTTGTAGGATTGATGGAAACACACAATTTGTTTTGGGTTCAGATCCAGCTCCCCTCCAcagctcccagcctctcagctgctgtttgtttgtgtttacagagaccagcaacatcactgagagatacaccctgattgaagaactgaaaacctggactgaagctcagcagtactgtagagaacaccacaccgacctcgtcagtataaagaacgccagtgaaaatgaagaaatagtgaagaaagcgcagggcaagcccttctggataggcctgttcaatgagccctggaagtggtcacaccagggggataactacacatttcacaactggaacTATGGGCAACCAAACAATGGGGGAGGGGATGATAACTGTGTGATGATGAGTAAGACTGGTGAATGGTTTGACTATGGCTGCAACTCTCAGAagtccttcttctgctgtgagggtgaggaccctgttcagactgtgttctcatttaattcagtgtaaaccttcaggttcaaagagggaagcatgattagatcttttcaataggtcctggtggtgacaaatctatcagtttccactttgagaatcaatcacagagggtctaaatggggttaaaagagtaaacaaaaccccagttatatttccttaggctttaaggtattgtgctgtgctgtgcaatatccTATAACAACAAGACATGTACCTTTACACATTCTAAAACAACATTAGCATTGATTGACAGTGAATTGAGTTTTTCTCACAACGGTTTCTTTGTCTACCTGGTGTTTCCATGACCTTCGTCACTCATGCCAGAATGATACTCGTGTTACAGTACAAACCACAAGCATGCTGTTAGTATATTTATTATCACCATACAGTTCTACGAGTGTCCCACCTTCTTACAGGACCAGTAATCTGTGactgttggttccatttccagtggaaatcttttctctgaagaacacgttttcactcatctttattgtgctgtcccctctccccagacggctcctctggtcagtgtttctATGAAGGAGCTTGGAAGACATGGcaggaagctcagagctactgcagaaaccaaggcAGAGACCTGCCCACCATTCAAGACCAGGCCAGGGTTAATGAGCTTATAGGTCTTATACCTTCATATAGTAACGGGTATtactggatcgggctgtatcgtgacaaagagaactggcagtggtccaatGGAGGTGATGTCATCTACTTCAACTGGGGACgatacctcttctgtgcttcagtgaattcagagggagagtgggaggattcactctgcagtcagggaaactatttcatgtgctacagcggtgagttgagattcaattcctttgttaatgaAACAGCTGACTGGACTGGGGGATGAAGCCAGGTCCCCTGGATACTGCACAGGGGCCGTAATCTTGAAACGTTCAAAACAAGAAACATCTtctcaaatacagtatgtttctaaGTTTGTTATTAAGAAAAATGTTAAGAAGGTGTGTTATTCACAATACATTTCTTATGATTTTTTTCCttcataagaaacataagaaaacgTGTATTCTTCAAAGAaatgttcttattgttttgtttagattgtttATATTCCAGACAGCAAAATCCTTGTCTTAAATATGTAGCCCTTATTAGACATGTAGAAGAAATATGTTTAGCagttaaataactatttgtattggaataaaaggtgataaagagggttgtagttttgctgtattgtgtagtgggctgaacctcacatgactgatttgtttgttatgcaaattaagtCTGACAGGTATTCTGCAATATATAcaagttgcatctccctgttgcaagttagTTTCAGACACCATGAACAGAGGACAGACTTTGATACACAGCTGATAGCACAGCAGGTGCCATGTTTCATGAGGTACGGCCTCCACAGTGATGAGCCATTCTTGTTGCTTGTGACaaatgtaacttttatttacatttgaaataataataataataataataataataataataataataataccacagccACCTGAACTAAGCAGTCATTGCTCtgcctcagccaatcaggttcctaGTAGGGTGCTCATTATCATGCAGTCGACGCCCtcagagctttagaatgttgaaactcTCACTGGAacttcaaaacagacaaataCCAGTCAGTACAGGAAagacatgaaagcacatgggGGGGATGTGTTCATAATGATACTGTTTGCTTCATATTGATTTTGCACCGACTGTGAGGaaaatatgattatatatatataatatgaaaaagAACAATGATTATTCGTAAATCATTAAATAGACTCCCCCATCCCCCACTTtgctattaaatacttttcagacataAACTAAAGAGACTCCCATGCACTGCTAGAGATGCTGCTTTTCAGGACCTTGATAGCTGAGCCAGATGTGACTCGGGTTCAATCACTATACACAGGAGAGCCACTGCACCTCCACAGCTGACATTGTttttgatctgctgtttgtgtttacagagaccagcaacatcactgagagatacaccctgattgaacaactgaaaacctggactgaagctcagcagtactgtagagaacaccacaccaaCCTCATCAGTATAAAGAacaccagtgaaaatgaagaaatagtgaagaaagcgcagggcaagcccttctggataggcctgttcaatgagccctggaagtggtcacaccagggggataactacacatttcacaactggaacTATGGGCAACCAAACAATGGGGGAGGCAATCAGAACTGTGTGATGATGAGTATGACTGGTGGATGGAATGACTATGGCTGCAACAATCAGAagtccttcttctgctgtgatggtgaggaccctgttcagactgtgttctcatttaattcagtgtaaaccttcaggttcaaagagggaagcatgattagatctcttcattaggtcctggtggtgacaaatctatcagtttccactttgagaatcaatcacaggctccctgctcaggctgatgggatggtcaatatccttccagaggtaatggggtgatgtggattgcagctatcagtcccccttgttctgctgtgattgaaggctccctgttcagtctgtgctcttgttcagctcagggtttgtaccccagtctgtgagcagggactcagaggctcagtccatctgatcctacagtagctgtctgacctccagagcaggacAGGGTGTAGCCTAGAAATCTGAAGTACCAGAAaccagcccggtcattaagagtgtgagagggagcagctacccctcattgttatacccaggagagacgtgtgctgtgatatacattcttactgtctatttattatatttatttgaaaacaataaaccatgtcattgtcagcattgccctggtggagacagcagcatagacacagtttcatttaaatgcatttgaacaatacacttgaaacaggaaacactaaatcttgttgttgtgtgttttctttacagattcagaccccacaagccccccttccactccggtctctcaaggtatgcagtgtaatcacttctgtggattcagaaccactgcaggaatctggctttgttataaactttcttttttctctctttcttgttacagaagcagaatccgcgaggcccccttccactccggtctctcaaggtaagtgcagtttgaaaatggcagtttgttcagtgtgattgacagctcacaccatgagttataaatgaatctcagtgttcttatcaacctcactaatttaacagtgagttcaccattgccctggtgaggacagcaccacacacacacacacactgacacacacacacacactgactgacacacactcacacacacacacacacacgcacacacacacacacaatgtcactcaaatatatttaaacaataatgtagaaatgcaaatgatgtatttttactcctgcaaatccaaacctctcaagccttctctcaacaccagcctctaaaggtatggagtgcactagttcagtttgaatgtggctttgtaataaatgacttattgtttgattgtattagtatttatttattgccctggtggagacagcagcatagacacagtttcatttaaatgcatttgaacaatacacttgaaacaggaaacactaaatcttgttgttgtgtgttttctttacagattcagaccccacaagccccccttccactccggtctctcaaggtatgcagtgtaatcacttcagtggattcacaAACCACAGTAGAATGGCAATCTCATGTGTCATGTGAACCACAAGACCCCCcctgtctctgctggttttcattccaactgagctctcagttacttaactagacccttaattgaactgataatttgcttaattagaccttttaacttgttttcagctcttaaacagttgcatatttcaagttagctataacatttgacaagtaacttgaactgcaactgtttagagctgaaaacaagtaaaaagggctaattaagcaaattattagttcaattaagggtctagttaagtaattgagagctctgttggaatgaaaaccagcagctacaggaccgagtttgagaagccctgatctaaACCACTCACTGTAGACGTGTCAGTGCATTGAAATCCACTCATAGGAATGGTAATAAGGTCTAAACTCGCATGCAAGCATTCAAATGGTGCCTGATGGAAACATGTTTAAATCTGTTGAAAACTGCCCCAACATTAAACACTCCtctaaacatctaaacacaagagttcatctttgaaagtctacctctacacgtctgcttcttgtgttctaggtaccagcacCTCACCTGAGCCCTGCTCTTAACTCacgttctgtgctgcacattacagactacgtggggtcttattgttttacatggggttcatttaattattcagctcagggtttgtaccccagtctgtgagcagggactcagaggctcagtccatctgatcctacagtagctgtctgacctccagagcagggcagggtgtagcctagagatctgaagaaccagaatccagcccggtcattaagagtgtgagagggagcagctacccctcattgttatacccaggagagacgtgtgctgtgatatacattcttactgtctctttattatatatatttgaaaacaataaaccatggtATTTTAAGCATTGcccagcagcatagacacagtttcattgaaatgcatttgaacaatacacttgaaacaggaaacactaaatcttcttgttgtgtgttttctttacagattcagaccccacaagccctcCTTCCACTCCGGtttctcaaggtatgcagtgtaatcacttcagtggattcagaaccactgcaggaatctggctttgttataaactttctttttttctttttttcttgttacagaagcagaatccgcgaggcccccttccactccggtctctcaaggtaagtgcagtttgaagatggcagtttgttcagtgtgattgacagcccacaccatgagttataaatgaatctcagtgttcttatcaacctcactaatttaacagtgagttcaccattgccctggtgatgacagcaccacacacacacacacactgacacacacacacacactgactgacacacactcacacacacacacacacacgcacatgcacacacacacacacaatgtcactcaaatatatttaaacaataatgtagaaaggcaaatgatgtatttttactcctgtaaatccaaacctctcaagccttctctcaacaccagcctctaaaggtatggagtgcactagttcagtttgaatgtggctttgtaataaatgacttattgtttgactgtattagtatttatttattgtcctg
The sequence above is a segment of the Acipenser ruthenus chromosome 51, fAciRut3.2 maternal haplotype, whole genome shotgun sequence genome. Coding sequences within it:
- the LOC117970258 gene encoding macrophage mannose receptor 1-like, translating into MEQKEIQQEQQRWPKLAVSEKFGHRQDVGPDEDPLWHEGHYQVEGVRARWGELPPPRGGGTAASSIAEEMEGGSSPEASQEAMFCWFCVPAYNQFRKHVFVETVKNWSGAQSYCREKHTDLATVHSQEEAQQLLNIAGASLGDSWIGLYRDDTQNWQWSNSDDVIYSNWRADLFCASVNSDGKWTDLPCNLQKAFMCYKETSNITERYTLIEELKTWTEAQQYCREHHTDLVSIKNASENEEIVKKAQGKPFWIGLFNEPWKWSHQGDNYTFHNWNYGQPNNGGGDDNCVMMSKTGEWFDYGCNSQKSFFCCEDGSSGQCFYEGAWKTWQEAQSYCRNQGRDLPTIQDQARVNELIGLIPSYSNGYYWIGLYRDKENWQWSNGGDVIYFNWGRYLFCASVNSEGEWEDSLCSQGNYFMCYSETSNITERYTLIEQLKTWTEAQQYCREHHTNLISIKNTSENEEIVKKAQGKPFWIGLFNEPWKWSHQGDNYTFHNWNYGQPNNGGGNQNCVMMSMTGGWNDYGCNNQKSFFCCDGTSTSPEPCS